The Chloroflexota bacterium genome includes the window CCGACGACTGGATGTTCTGGTACGAGGACATCTACTCGGACAAGGACATCGTCCCCGTCGGCACCGCCGAGATGTCGATCAACGGCAAGCCCGGCAAGATGGTGAAGATCGACGAGGCGACCGTCGAGTTCCAGTTCCCCGAGCCGTACCCGATGTTCGTGGACGTGCTCTCCGCCTTCACCCAGATGGGGAGCGGTCTCGCGCTCGGCGGCACCCAGTGGTCGTTCATGGGGCCATACGCACCGGCCCACTACATCAAGCAGTTCCTGCCCAAGTACGCTGGCGGCAAGGAGAAGCTCGACGCCCAGGCGAAGAGTGCCGGCATGGACAGCTGGGTGGCCCAGCTGAAGTTCAAGTACAACTACGCGCTCAACGTCGAGTTGCCGGTGATGTCGGCCTGGCGGACGGTCACGCCGATCAACACCCCGAACTGGACGTTGGAGCGCAACCCGTACTTCTGGCACGTCGATACCGAGGGCAACCAGCTGCCGTACATCGACAAGATCCAGCTGACCCTGGCCGAGAACCTCGAAGTGGCGAACCTGCGCGGCATCGCCGGCGAGTACGACGAGATGGGCCGCCACATGGACGTGGCCAAGCTGCCGGTCTTCCTCGAGAACCAGCAGAAGGGCAACTACAAGGTCGTCCTGGACCCGGGCTTCGACGCCTCGGCTGCAGGCATCCATATCAACCAGAGCTTCGAGGCCGACGCCGAGATCCGCAAGTGGATCACCAACGTCGAGTTCCGGCGGGCGCTCTCGATGGGCATCGACCGCGACCAGATCAACGAGGCGTTCTTCCTGGGCATGGGCACCCCCAGCTCGCTGATGTCGGAGGATAGCTCGCCCGAGAACGCCGGCCCCGAGTGGCGGACCAAGTGGTCCACGCTCGATCTCAAGCAGGCCAACGAGCTGCTGGACAAGATCGGCCTGACCAAGAAGGACCCGCAGGGCATGCGCCTGCGGACCGACAACGGCCAGCTCCTGCGCCTCACCGTCACCACCGTGGCCGCCGCGTTCATCCCGTACGGTCAGATCATGGAGATGGTCTCGCAGCACTGGAAGAAGATCGGTATCCAGCTCGACGTCAAGGACACCGAGCGGAACCTGTCGCTCAAGCAGGTGGCCGCCAACGAGCAGCAGCTGTACGTCTGGGGCGCCGGCAACGCCGACATCTTCATGTGGCCGCGCCACGACATGCCCGCCGAGCCGAACGAGCCGTTCAGCGGCACGCTCTACGCCACCTGGTACGCCTCGAACGGGCAGTCCGGCAAGAAGCCGGAGGATCCGGAGCTGCTCAAGGCGTACGACATCCTCAAGAAGGGTTTCGGCGTCGAGACCGCCGAGCGGGCGAAGCTCGGCCAGGAGTTGAAGAAGATCATCGTCGATCAGCAGTGGGTGATCGGGACCGTCGGCTTCACCCCGACGCTGCGCGTGATCTCCAACAAGATCGCCAACGTGCCGGATCGGTACGTCTGGCTGACCCGCAACCGGACGCCGGGCGCGGCGCTCCCGCCGACGTACTACTTCAAGAGCTAGCATCGCGCCGTTGTTCGCCGGCCCGGCCGGCGGGCACCGGCTTGGCACAGCAGCGAAGCCCTCACAACACGCAAGCATCCTGTCGGATGCGAGGCCCAGGTGAGGGTTTTCGCTTGCCCGCCACGATCTGCCCGCCCCGGGGCGGTTTCCAGGCCGCTTCATGAGATCACACGACGGCTTGACGGGAGTGCAGGGCGATTGCATGTTCATTGGTGTCCCCGAAGCATCATGGAACGGGCGGTCGGGGGTTGAAACCCCCGCCTACAGTCACACCGTCGCTGCGCGACGGCCGTCGGGAACGGCAGGCACTGGTGCGACCGGGGCGTCGCGCAGCGACTGCAGGATCGTAGGCGGGGCTTTCAAGCCCCGACGCGGCGGCACGACGACATCAACATACGATTGCACTGGTAGCAGCCGGCAGGGCGATTGCCTGTTCATTGGTGTCCCCGAAGCATCATGGAACGGGCGGTCGGGGACTGAAGTCCCCGCCTACAGTCACGCCGTCGCTGCGCGACGGCCACCGGGAACGGCAGCAACAGGCGAGACTGGAGCGTCGCGCAGCGACTGCAGGATGGTAGGCGGGGCTTTCAAGCCCCGACGCGGCGGCACGACGACATCAACATGCGATCGCCCTGGACGGGGATGGCGATCGCTTGACGCGGGGTCCAGACTCATCTATACGTTCGGCACGCACGGTATCGTCTGACCGTGCGTCGTGCTTACCGTGACAGCCAGCACAGCTGTCACCCTGCTCCCTGGAGGGGAAGCGCATGTTGCATCCTGGATCAGTGTCGCGGCGAGGCTTCCTGCGCGTCGGATTGAGCGTGGCCGGGGTGGGCCTGCTCGCCGCGTGCGCGCCTGCCGCGCCGGCTACCAAGCCGGCTGAGACCAAGCCAGCCGCACCGGCGGCGACCACGGCGCCAGCCGCTGCCGCCAAGCCAACCGAGGCGGCGAAGCCGGCCGAGGCCGC containing:
- a CDS encoding ABC transporter substrate-binding protein, giving the protein MSIVGSLSRRSFLRVGLGMAGVSLLAACAPSAPATKPAETKPAAPAATTAPAAAAKPTEAAKPAEAAKPAAPAATTAPAAAAKPAEAAKPAAPAAASGKPEGKLGAQLIGKVEGAVIQPEAKRPAKLSEAPMLAELVKAGKLPPIEQRLPEEPLVVKPLRETGKYGGTWRRAFTGPGDTENFNRVMGSEKPIHVDFTGYKLVPAVAKSWELKDGGKVIRLNLRKGMKWSDGQPFTADDWMFWYEDIYSDKDIVPVGTAEMSINGKPGKMVKIDEATVEFQFPEPYPMFVDVLSAFTQMGSGLALGGTQWSFMGPYAPAHYIKQFLPKYAGGKEKLDAQAKSAGMDSWVAQLKFKYNYALNVELPVMSAWRTVTPINTPNWTLERNPYFWHVDTEGNQLPYIDKIQLTLAENLEVANLRGIAGEYDEMGRHMDVAKLPVFLENQQKGNYKVVLDPGFDASAAGIHINQSFEADAEIRKWITNVEFRRALSMGIDRDQINEAFFLGMGTPSSLMSEDSSPENAGPEWRTKWSTLDLKQANELLDKIGLTKKDPQGMRLRTDNGQLLRLTVTTVAAAFIPYGQIMEMVSQHWKKIGIQLDVKDTERNLSLKQVAANEQQLYVWGAGNADIFMWPRHDMPAEPNEPFSGTLYATWYASNGQSGKKPEDPELLKAYDILKKGFGVETAERAKLGQELKKIIVDQQWVIGTVGFTPTLRVISNKIANVPDRYVWLTRNRTPGAALPPTYYFKS